In Pseudonocardia sp. DSM 110487, the sequence GAGCACCCACGGCAACGCGGCGAGCAGCCACTGCCAGCGCATCAGCCGCTCCGCCGCTGCCGTACGCAGCTGTGCCGCCGACGCGAGCGCGGCCACCGACCCGAGCACGAGCCCGAACGGGGTGGACGCCACGAACCCCGCGTTGCGGGCCTGGAGGATCAGGCCCGGCGTTGCGAGCGCATGCACCGCGAGGAATCCGGCGTTGACCTGGAACACCAGCGAGACCAGGAACAGCCGCGCGTCCCGGCGTCTGCGCACCGCGCGCATCATCACCACGGCGAGCACGAAGCACACGGCCGCGGTGCCGAGCACGAGCCAGAAGTGCACACCGTGGTGCTCGTAGTGCGCGTCCATCTCGGGGCGGGCCAGCAGCACCACCAGACCCAGCAGCGGCACGGCCGCCGGCGCGAGCCAGGAGAGCAGCCGTGACGTGACAACAGGTGTCGTCACTGCCCGGCCCGATCCAGCGCGACCCGATCCCGCACCATGATCCGGCCCCTGGCGAGGCTCAGCACACCCCGTGCGGCGAGCTCCTGGAGCACTTTGTTGGTGGTGGCCCGCGTGGTGCCGGCCATGCCGGCGAGGTCGTCCTGGGTGAGGCGGATCTCCGCGCTGCCGTCGGCGGCGACGTACATGCCGGCGAGGCGGGCGAGCTGACGAGCCACCCGGGCGTCGACCGGCAGGTAGAGCGCTTCGAGCACCATCGCCGACAACCTTCGCACGTGGCCCGCGAGCGTCTCGGTGAGGAATCGGTCGATCTGCGGATGGTGGCGGCGCAGCTCGTCGAGCTGGGAGCGGGTCAGGCTCAGCGTGTGCGCCTCCTCCAGCGCGACGACGGTGGCGGTCCGCAGCGACGCCGGGTCGAGCAGGGCGAGCTCGCCGAACGTGTCGCCGGGACCGAGCAGGGACAGCGTGGCGCTGTGCCCCAGCGGGGTCGTGACGTGCACCGCCAGCCGCCCGGACGTCACGATGTGGAACGTGTCGCCGGGGTCGCCCTCGTGGCAGACGATCTCGCGCGCGCGGAAGCGACGCGGGCGGCTCGTGGCGATCAGACGCTCGCGGGCGGCCTCACCCAGACCCTGCAGCAACGCCGAATGGGCTCGAGTCATGCATGTCCCCCCATGCGCGTGGTCCGAACGATAGGACGCGGCGCACGGGGCGGCTATCCGCTGCTCAGTGCATGGTGCCATCGAGCTGTGCGCGCAACGCGCGGAGCGCGTAGTAGACGCGGCTCTTCGCCGTGCCGACCGGGATGCCCAGTCGCGCGGCGGCCTGCTCATAGGTCAGCTCCTCGATGAAGATGGCGGTCAGGATGGCGCGACCGTCGGGAGTCAGCCCGGCGAGTCCCCGGTACACCTCCTCGGCGGTGTCGTAGCGGGCGAACGTGTCGGACGGGTCGGCGAGCTGTGCGGCCTGGTCGGCCTCCGCGTGCAGCGCAGGCCGTCGGCCGCGGCCGCGCACGGCGTCGATGACGGCGTTGCGGGCGATCGCGAAGAGCCATGTGCGCAGCCGGGCGACGCGTTCGCGCGCATCCCCGTCCGGCATGCGGAAGTTTGAGCAGTGGCGCCATGCACGCAGGAACACGTCCTGGGTGATCTCCTCTGCGAGCCCGTGGTCGGCGAGTGCCTTGCGGCAGTAGCCGGTGAGCTCGCCGGAGAGGGCGGCATGGGCCTGCGCGAACCCGTCCCCCGTGCACAGGCGGGCACAGGACGGGGCGCATGAATTGGTGGTAGGGGCGTTGAGCTCGAGTGTTGGCATGGCGGCGGTCCTACGGTCGAGGGACGGTGCGTTCCTCGGGGGCGCCGCAACTGTCGCCTTCGAGGACAGGTCCGGTCTGTCAGCGAGCCGACACTCGCCACGTACTCGCGCACACACTCGAACTCTCGAGCGGCCGGGCACGTATCCGGGCCATGAGCGGCCGCCCTGTGGCATGCCCGAGCTGGCAGGACACCGTCGTCGACCTCGTGGTCGGCGTCGCCCCGCCGGCGCGGGCCACCGCGTTCCATCGGCACCGGGCCCGCTGCGACGCCTGCCGGGCCGAGTACGCGTCGGCGCTGTCACTCGCAACGGTGCTGGGTAACGGCGGCGACGCCTTTCCGAATCCTGCTGGGAGCCCATCCGAGGGGGTACCGATGAAGGGCCATCGAGGGCCGCTGCTGACCCTGCTCGCCGTGGCCGGCCTCGCGGCAGTGCTGCTGGGCGTCAACGTCGCGAGGGAGCCCGCGCCGGTCGCTGCGCCCACCGTGGTGCCGGCGCCGGCTCCCACCGAGGCGCCCCCGACCACTCAGCCGCTCCCGGCCGAGGTCGCCTACGCGGGCCGGACCGCGGGGAACGAGGCCACCATCGCGATAGCGATGAAGGACGGACGGGCCGTGGCCTACCTGTGCGACGGGAAGAAGATCGAAGCATGGCTCGAGGGCACGGTCGAGGGGTCGACGTTCTCCCTCGAGGGGCCCGACGGCGCCGCGGCCACCGGCGAGGTCGCAGACGGCGCGGTGTTCGGCGAGGCGACCGCGAAGGGCAAGCAATGGCCGTACTCCGCTGCGCTCGCCACCCCGCCGGCCGGCACGTACCGGGGCAGCGTCTCGGTCGCGGGGGTGCAGAAGCGGATCGGCTGGAACGTGCTGCCCGACGGCTCCGTCACCGGCATCGTCAGCGACCCGAACGGGGCGGCCCCGGCGCCACCGCTCGACCCGGCGGCCCGCACCGCGTCGCTCGACGGCGTGCCGGTCGACGTCGAACTCGTCACCGCCGGGGGGACGGGATGACGCACAGCTCACCACCCGCCGCCCGCAGCACCGCCGTCGTGGTCGTCCCGGTGGCGATCGGCGTCCTGGTCGCCGTGGCGCTCGGCGTGTACGGCCGTCTCCACGAGCCGGCCTTCTTCTCGGTCAACGTGGCGGGCTTCTCCAGCCCGGGTGCGGTGAAGTCGTGGCTGGCGACGGCCGCGTTCGTCCTCGCGCTGGTCCAGCTCGGCTCCGCGCTGGTCATGTGGGGCAAGATCCCCGGAGTCGCGGCGCCGTCGTGGATCGGCGGGCTGCACCGCTGGTCGGGCCGGCTGGCGGTGCTCGCCACCGTGCCGGTCGCGGTGCACTGCCTCTACGCGCTGGGCTTCGACTTCTCATCGCCGCGCACGCTCGTGCACTCGCTGCTCGGTTGCTTCTTCTACGGGGTCTTCGTCACGAAGATGCTCATGCTCAGCCGACCGAACGTGCCCGGATGGGCGCTGCCCGTGGTCGGCGGCCTCACCTTCACCGCGCTGACCGGTCTCTGGCTCACCTCCGCGGTGTGGTTCTTCACCACCACCGGCCTCACCTTCTAGCGCATCGATGGCCCGAGGTCAGGGCTGAACTCCAGCACCGTCCGCCCATCCGCCACCGGGCCGCTGCCGCGGAGCACGAGCCCACATTCGGCGGCCAGCGCGGCCAGCTCGTCGACCGTGCGCTCCCTCCCGCCGAAGCACATCAGCATGAACAGGTCCATCGCGGTGCCCGCCGCCCCCGCGCTCTCGATCACCACCACTGTGCCGTCCGGTGCGGCGGCCGAACGGCACCCGGTGAGGATCTTGCGGGCGTGTTCGTCGTCCCAGTCGTGCAGGATGTCGGACAGGAGATATGCGTCGGCTCCCGCCGGCAGCGGGTCGAAGAAGCTGCCGGGAACGGCACCGGCCCGCCCATCGAGCCCCGCCGCTGCGAACCTGTCCGCGGCAGCGGCAGCCGTAGGGGGCAGGTCCAGCACCCGTCCGTGAAGACCGGGGTGGGCCTGCAGGATCGCGGCGAGCACCATGCCGTCACCGCCGCCGACGTCGACGAGCTCGGAGAAGCGGCCCCAGTCGAAGCGTTCGGCGATCTGCGCCGCCTGCACCTGGAACCGCCAGTTCATCTGCGCGTCGAACGAGCGCCGCAACTCCGGGCTGGCGTCCAGGTCCGCCCAGAATTCGCGCCCGTAGCGCCGCACGTAGCCGGATGTGCCCGTGGTGATCGTCTCGAGCAGTTCGACGAACCCGAGCTCGGCGCGCCCGCCCGCGGCGTTGATGTCGAGCAAGGGCTTGATCCCCTCCGGGGCGTCCTCGGCCATCTGAGCGCCGAGTTCGGTGGGGCGGTAGGTGCCGGAGCCCGCGTCACGGTCGAACACGCCGATCGCGACCAGGTGCTCGAGCAGGCGTCGCAAGGCGGAGGGGGCGGTTCCGGTGGCCGCGGCGAGTTGCTCGGCCGTTGCTCCCGCACTTCCCGCGAGCTCCACGAGGCCGAGCGTCGCGGCCACGCGGATGGA encodes:
- a CDS encoding Crp/Fnr family transcriptional regulator produces the protein MTRAHSALLQGLGEAARERLIATSRPRRFRAREIVCHEGDPGDTFHIVTSGRLAVHVTTPLGHSATLSLLGPGDTFGELALLDPASLRTATVVALEEAHTLSLTRSQLDELRRHHPQIDRFLTETLAGHVRRLSAMVLEALYLPVDARVARQLARLAGMYVAADGSAEIRLTQDDLAGMAGTTRATTNKVLQELAARGVLSLARGRIMVRDRVALDRAGQ
- a CDS encoding RNA polymerase sigma factor, with product MPTLELNAPTTNSCAPSCARLCTGDGFAQAHAALSGELTGYCRKALADHGLAEEITQDVFLRAWRHCSNFRMPDGDARERVARLRTWLFAIARNAVIDAVRGRGRRPALHAEADQAAQLADPSDTFARYDTAEEVYRGLAGLTPDGRAILTAIFIEELTYEQAAARLGIPVGTAKSRVYYALRALRAQLDGTMH
- a CDS encoding DUF6529 family protein; its protein translation is MTHSSPPAARSTAVVVVPVAIGVLVAVALGVYGRLHEPAFFSVNVAGFSSPGAVKSWLATAAFVLALVQLGSALVMWGKIPGVAAPSWIGGLHRWSGRLAVLATVPVAVHCLYALGFDFSSPRTLVHSLLGCFFYGVFVTKMLMLSRPNVPGWALPVVGGLTFTALTGLWLTSAVWFFTTTGLTF
- a CDS encoding methyltransferase, whose product is MSIRVAATLGLVELAGSAGATAEQLAAATGTAPSALRRLLEHLVAIGVFDRDAGSGTYRPTELGAQMAEDAPEGIKPLLDINAAGGRAELGFVELLETITTGTSGYVRRYGREFWADLDASPELRRSFDAQMNWRFQVQAAQIAERFDWGRFSELVDVGGGDGMVLAAILQAHPGLHGRVLDLPPTAAAAADRFAAAGLDGRAGAVPGSFFDPLPAGADAYLLSDILHDWDDEHARKILTGCRSAAAPDGTVVVIESAGAAGTAMDLFMLMCFGGRERTVDELAALAAECGLVLRGSGPVADGRTVLEFSPDLGPSMR